A single region of the Govania unica genome encodes:
- a CDS encoding RidA family protein, giving the protein MSRKTLNPDSMYPAVPFGFSHATISEGGRTIHCAGQVAWDAQGNVVGAGDLAAQIAQSFQNLKDVLAAAGATPDDVVRIRTYVVNHSPDKLAVIGAGIGAFFGGTTPPANTLIGVQCLALPDFLIEIEATAVVSN; this is encoded by the coding sequence ATGTCCCGTAAAACTCTCAATCCAGACTCAATGTATCCGGCTGTTCCCTTTGGGTTTTCCCACGCCACCATCTCCGAAGGCGGGCGCACCATTCATTGCGCCGGTCAGGTGGCCTGGGACGCACAGGGAAATGTCGTCGGTGCGGGCGATCTTGCGGCGCAGATCGCGCAAAGCTTCCAGAACCTCAAGGACGTGCTGGCCGCCGCCGGTGCCACACCCGATGATGTCGTGCGGATCCGCACCTATGTGGTCAACCACAGCCCCGACAAACTGGCCGTCATCGGCGCAGGCATTGGTGCATTTTTCGGCGGTACCACACCTCCGGCAAATACGTTGATCGGTGTTCAGTGTCTGGCCCTGCCGGATTTCCTGATCGAGATCGAGGCGACAGCCGTCGTCTCCAACTAA
- a CDS encoding LysR family transcriptional regulator, with protein MKKLSLSRIHYFYMTHKAGSMRAASDLLNVAPSSISRQISLLEEEVGLPLIERGRRSIKLTEAGDSVIDYYREELALEETFRENIENLRGQRRGNIQVAMGEGFVSNHFASIVADFIAAHPGISINVEIAATNDLARMVSEDDVHFGLTFEAPADPRLSRRLSLPAPICFMVAPGHPLAKQDTVQLKDLGNELLALPGHSFRIRQMLEQAQLRDGVHLKANFTSNSLALLKDFTYSGKGSTILPQVAALAEIAQGSLVSIPIDNPILAETTVNVMTRRGRQLPTAIISFMNLVSSNLSQGLKR; from the coding sequence ATGAAAAAACTCAGCCTGTCGCGGATACATTATTTTTATATGACCCATAAGGCGGGGTCCATGCGGGCGGCGAGCGATCTTTTGAACGTGGCGCCATCGTCCATCAGCCGTCAGATTTCACTGCTGGAAGAAGAAGTTGGGTTGCCTTTGATCGAGCGCGGGCGGCGCTCCATCAAACTGACTGAAGCCGGTGATTCCGTCATCGACTATTACCGGGAAGAACTGGCGCTTGAGGAAACCTTTCGCGAAAATATCGAAAATCTGCGCGGCCAGCGCCGGGGCAATATTCAGGTTGCCATGGGGGAAGGTTTCGTCAGCAATCATTTTGCCTCTATCGTCGCCGATTTCATCGCCGCCCATCCCGGCATCAGCATCAATGTGGAAATTGCCGCCACCAATGACCTTGCTCGCATGGTGAGTGAAGATGACGTGCATTTCGGCCTGACATTCGAGGCCCCCGCCGATCCGCGTCTGAGCCGCCGGTTATCGCTTCCCGCACCGATTTGTTTCATGGTCGCGCCGGGCCATCCGCTGGCCAAGCAGGACACTGTGCAGTTGAAAGATCTCGGCAATGAATTGCTGGCGCTGCCCGGGCATTCTTTTCGCATTCGTCAGATGCTGGAACAGGCGCAACTGCGCGACGGCGTGCATCTGAAGGCGAACTTCACGTCGAATTCGCTGGCGCTGTTGAAGGACTTCACCTATTCGGGCAAAGGCTCGACCATTTTGCCGCAGGTTGCCGCCTTGGCCGAAATTGCTCAGGGCAGTCTGGTGTCCATTCCCATCGACAATCCGATCCTGGCAGAAACCACGGTGAACGTCATGACCCGGCGCGGTCGGCAATTGCCAACCGCGATTATTTCTTTCATGAACCTGGTGTCGTCAAATCTGTCGCAAGGACTGAAGCGCTGA
- a CDS encoding VOC family protein, translating to MTADQKALRPSVGFGELIERVDHVSWTVADIDAVSSFYQQAFGARELYRLGPIDAKDLPPGPGGQDWMAEHVNVPGGCLTLAMLELAPNLNFELFQYHKPTDATRTPPRNSDVGGHHIALRVKDADAVAAHLESHGCKLMPGTIEMTEGPCAGVKNRYLCDPFGNQLELVEYLTGE from the coding sequence ATGACCGCCGATCAAAAGGCTTTGCGACCATCTGTTGGCTTTGGTGAGCTCATTGAGCGAGTCGATCATGTGTCCTGGACGGTGGCCGATATCGACGCCGTGAGCAGTTTCTATCAACAAGCCTTTGGGGCGAGAGAGCTTTATCGTCTCGGTCCCATTGACGCGAAGGATCTGCCGCCTGGACCTGGCGGGCAGGACTGGATGGCCGAACATGTGAATGTTCCGGGCGGTTGCCTGACGCTCGCCATGCTGGAACTGGCGCCGAATTTGAATTTCGAGCTGTTTCAGTATCACAAACCCACAGACGCAACCCGCACACCGCCGCGCAATTCGGATGTGGGTGGGCATCATATTGCCCTCCGCGTCAAGGATGCCGACGCGGTGGCCGCGCATCTTGAAAGCCATGGTTGCAAGCTCATGCCCGGCACCATCGAAATGACCGAAGGCCCCTGCGCGGGTGTCAAAAATCGCTATCTTTGCGATCCCTTCGGCAATCAGTTGGAACTCGTTGAATATTTAACAGGTGAATGA
- a CDS encoding dihydrodipicolinate synthase family protein, with the protein MDRNSVDWRGYMPAITTTFTRDGDYDARGHAELLEWLYAEGMHGIVALGTTGEWFSLQPTEKAAVFQNIAATLKGKIPLIAGCTGYTASEVGANMAAAAEAGFDGVLITPPPYICLSDAEILEFYREAAKQTKLPICIYNWPPGTNIDLSLPLIEKLIEIDNVVALKHSTSRLDHFSKVFFAIRDRVRVFGFNMDELGLTLLAHQGGDGTMGAGAVLGRDHPNFYNEIWNGNLEAARECGARDRVILTEWYTEHLTARFGSPQAILKEAFNVMGLPGGYPRRPILPLQDSEREIVRATLEKLGKI; encoded by the coding sequence ATGGATAGGAATTCTGTCGATTGGCGTGGTTATATGCCAGCCATAACCACCACCTTCACGCGTGATGGTGATTATGATGCACGCGGCCATGCTGAGCTTCTCGAATGGTTATATGCCGAAGGCATGCACGGAATCGTGGCGCTTGGCACCACGGGCGAATGGTTCAGTCTGCAACCAACCGAAAAAGCCGCAGTCTTTCAAAATATCGCGGCGACGCTCAAAGGTAAAATTCCGTTGATTGCCGGTTGCACCGGATATACGGCATCCGAGGTCGGTGCCAATATGGCCGCCGCCGCGGAGGCCGGGTTTGACGGCGTGCTGATCACGCCGCCGCCCTATATCTGTTTGTCCGACGCCGAAATTCTTGAATTTTACCGCGAAGCTGCCAAGCAGACGAAACTGCCGATCTGCATTTATAACTGGCCGCCCGGGACCAATATCGATCTGTCACTGCCCTTGATCGAAAAATTGATCGAGATCGATAATGTGGTGGCGCTTAAACATTCGACCAGTCGGTTGGATCATTTCTCCAAAGTGTTTTTCGCCATTCGCGATCGCGTGCGGGTGTTCGGCTTTAATATGGATGAGCTTGGGCTGACGTTGCTCGCGCATCAGGGCGGCGATGGCACCATGGGCGCGGGTGCGGTTCTTGGGCGCGACCATCCGAATTTCTATAATGAAATCTGGAACGGAAATTTGGAGGCAGCTCGGGAATGCGGGGCCCGCGATCGCGTGATCCTGACCGAATGGTATACGGAGCATCTGACGGCGCGCTTCGGCTCGCCACAAGCGATCCTCAAAGAAGCCTTCAATGTGATGGGTCTGCCCGGTGGCTATCCACGTCGCCCGATTCTGCCTTTGCAGGACAGTGAGCGGGAGATTGTCAGGGCCACTTTGGAAAAGCTCGGCAAGATATAA